From a region of the Prevotella melaninogenica genome:
- a CDS encoding phage portal protein, whose product MIKTLDDILALEDIDKKISYLKKGRRNPLPDTSANLADWDMTKHDIMNPQLYKKIKVLVKMEEDHFDRESGKTTHIPAQYEMKEPNRIALPIEQDIVNIHTAFCVGTEPTLDCNPEDDGEKNVFETIKQVFKKNKLKFQNRKLVRSWLSEQEVAEYWYVVKDDGFWAQLKRRIASLFGNKVPEYQLRSQIWSPFRGDTLYPFFDDNGNMIAFSREYKKKDLDGNEHTTFMTITADKVYQWELDKTWSENVERTFAHQFQKLPVMYAFRPEPLCAKVKQLRIRLEKCLSGYADCIDNHFFPLLMLFGELQPDNLSGDARNRMMQLTGDGANAQYLTWNQSSDPIKVEIETYFNQIYGLTNTPRISFDQLKGTGNALSGTAFRYVFMAAHMAVQNHAEELGEFFQRRVNFLTSAIGTLNTSLEAASKTVSIETEIVPFMIDNDRDKVETSAAAVSGGVWSMKHGIAYCSNYGELQDELQQIKEEKKETQPTSQTQE is encoded by the coding sequence ATGATAAAGACATTAGATGACATCCTCGCACTTGAGGACATTGATAAGAAGATTAGCTATCTCAAGAAAGGCAGGCGTAATCCTCTCCCCGACACATCAGCGAATCTTGCAGATTGGGACATGACGAAACACGACATTATGAACCCCCAACTTTACAAGAAGATTAAAGTCCTTGTAAAGATGGAGGAAGATCATTTTGACCGAGAAAGCGGAAAGACTACACATATACCTGCACAATATGAAATGAAAGAGCCTAACCGTATTGCACTTCCTATTGAGCAGGATATAGTAAATATCCATACCGCCTTTTGTGTTGGCACAGAACCCACACTTGACTGCAATCCCGAAGACGATGGAGAGAAGAATGTGTTTGAAACCATTAAGCAGGTATTCAAGAAGAATAAACTGAAATTTCAAAATCGCAAGTTAGTTCGTTCGTGGCTATCAGAGCAGGAAGTAGCGGAGTATTGGTACGTTGTCAAGGATGATGGCTTTTGGGCACAGCTAAAGCGCAGAATTGCATCCCTATTTGGGAATAAAGTACCCGAATATCAGTTAAGGTCACAAATATGGTCGCCTTTCCGCGGCGATACATTGTATCCTTTCTTTGACGATAACGGCAACATGATAGCTTTCTCCCGTGAGTATAAGAAGAAAGACTTAGACGGCAACGAACACACCACATTTATGACTATTACCGCAGATAAGGTGTATCAGTGGGAACTTGATAAAACGTGGTCAGAGAATGTAGAACGTACATTTGCGCATCAGTTTCAGAAACTCCCCGTCATGTATGCTTTTCGCCCCGAGCCGTTATGCGCAAAGGTTAAACAATTACGTATCCGATTGGAGAAGTGTTTGAGTGGTTATGCGGATTGTATAGATAATCATTTTTTTCCACTCCTTATGCTCTTTGGAGAGTTGCAACCCGACAATTTGAGCGGTGATGCACGTAACAGAATGATGCAATTAACGGGAGATGGTGCAAATGCACAATACCTCACGTGGAATCAATCATCAGACCCTATCAAGGTGGAGATTGAAACATACTTTAATCAGATATACGGACTGACGAACACCCCTCGTATATCATTCGACCAACTCAAAGGCACGGGCAACGCCCTTAGTGGTACAGCTTTCCGATATGTCTTTATGGCTGCTCACATGGCAGTGCAGAATCACGCAGAGGAATTGGGAGAGTTTTTTCAACGAAGAGTTAACTTCCTTACGTCTGCTATTGGCACGCTAAACACATCACTTGAAGCTGCAAGTAAGACAGTAAGCATCGAAACGGAGATTGTTCCTTTCATGATTGATAACGATCGTGATAAGGTTGAAACCTCTGCTGCTGCCGTAAGTGGCGGTGTGTGGTCAATGAAACATGGCATTGCCTATTGTTCCAACTATGGCGAACTGCAAGACGAACTACAACAAATCAAAGAAGAGAAAAAGGAAACTCAGCCAACATCGCAAACGCAAGAATAG
- a CDS encoding PBSX family phage terminase large subunit has translation MNRIEPQQIYAPLYHNKDKFIILVTGGRGSGKSFNVSTFIERLLFEVKHPSPAKRIVHQILYTRYTMVSASMSVIPEFMEKVELDGNSKWYTHTKTDVRNLRSGGAVMFRGIKTSSGNQTAKLKSIHGVTTFVVDEAEEWVSEREFETIMLSIRQKGIQNRIIIVMNPTDNNHWVYKRFLENTHKEVMYDGVPVQISTHPNVLHIHTTYLDNAENLSPEFIKEVEDMKANNPEKYAHTVMGRWADVAEGAVFKHIGVIKEFPKWCKKVAIGDDFGFTHDPSAGILCGIIDNDLYLDEIFYRTGMLSSDIAKELKRFGSLKVFSESADPRLIQEIHNAGIKIYPVDKSGNSIIAGIDKMLSFDHIFVTERSYNLRTEFRKYVWDTDKDGNYINQPIDKYNHGIDAVRYYVLGQLLGKILKPKGDMAAAFAR, from the coding sequence ATGAATAGAATAGAACCTCAGCAGATATATGCTCCGTTGTATCACAACAAGGATAAGTTTATCATTCTTGTTACTGGTGGTAGAGGAAGTGGAAAGTCTTTCAATGTTTCCACTTTCATTGAGCGTCTATTGTTTGAGGTTAAGCACCCATCTCCTGCAAAGAGAATCGTCCATCAGATACTCTACACCCGTTATACAATGGTATCAGCTTCAATGTCTGTTATCCCCGAATTTATGGAGAAGGTGGAGCTTGATGGAAACTCGAAATGGTACACACACACTAAGACAGATGTAAGAAACCTCCGCAGTGGTGGTGCTGTGATGTTTAGGGGTATCAAGACATCAAGCGGAAACCAAACCGCAAAGCTGAAATCTATTCATGGTGTTACAACCTTTGTAGTAGACGAGGCAGAGGAGTGGGTATCAGAGAGAGAGTTTGAAACCATTATGCTCTCAATCCGTCAGAAGGGAATACAGAACCGAATAATTATCGTTATGAATCCTACGGACAATAACCATTGGGTTTATAAGCGATTTTTAGAGAACACACATAAGGAGGTAATGTATGATGGCGTACCCGTTCAGATTAGCACCCACCCGAATGTATTGCATATCCATACAACATATTTGGACAACGCCGAAAACCTCTCTCCAGAGTTCATTAAGGAGGTGGAGGATATGAAAGCCAACAACCCCGAGAAGTACGCTCATACCGTCATGGGTAGATGGGCGGATGTGGCAGAAGGTGCTGTGTTCAAACATATCGGGGTGATAAAAGAGTTCCCGAAGTGGTGCAAGAAGGTGGCTATTGGTGATGACTTTGGATTTACCCACGACCCAAGTGCAGGAATATTATGTGGTATCATTGATAATGACTTGTATCTTGATGAAATCTTCTATCGTACGGGTATGTTGTCATCTGACATTGCAAAGGAACTCAAGAGATTTGGCAGCTTAAAGGTATTCTCCGAGAGTGCCGACCCTCGACTGATACAAGAGATACATAACGCAGGTATAAAGATTTACCCCGTGGATAAGAGTGGCAACTCTATCATAGCAGGAATAGATAAGATGCTATCCTTTGACCATATTTTTGTTACAGAGCGGTCGTACAACCTCCGTACAGAGTTCAGAAAGTACGTATGGGACACTGACAAGGACGGCAATTATATCAATCAACCAATAGACAAGTACAATCACGGAATAGATGCCGTTCGATATTATGTGCTTGGGCAGTTGTTAGGAAAGATTTTAAAACCAAAGGGCGATATGGCAGCAGCGTTCGCTCGATAA
- a CDS encoding ParB N-terminal domain-containing protein, which produces MDNKYFTSKSVELLRSQIKLHGQNPRTIPEENRKALKRGIKKFGMVGGIVVNKATGYTLVSGHQRLSVMDELQKYNSDTKDNDYPIRVDLIDVEEKEEKELLILLNNPSAQGEWNYDTLRDLIPDIDYKDAGLTEQDLDIIGVDFNFQTEEENTIADELDSLMEPVREERQAEVAQKQAERAEKVAHMKQVKEEVKEAATKAAANMDAYLMLSFDNWDAKVEFCEKFGFNPEEKFLKGEVFSEKIETLLTE; this is translated from the coding sequence ATGGATAACAAATACTTCACATCAAAGAGCGTGGAACTCCTACGCTCTCAAATTAAACTTCACGGGCAGAATCCTCGTACTATTCCCGAAGAGAACCGAAAGGCTCTCAAACGTGGTATAAAGAAGTTTGGCATGGTCGGAGGTATTGTGGTGAACAAAGCTACAGGATATACCCTTGTAAGCGGACACCAACGCCTTTCGGTCATGGACGAACTCCAAAAGTACAACTCCGACACAAAGGATAATGACTACCCTATCCGAGTGGACTTGATAGACGTTGAAGAGAAAGAAGAGAAAGAGCTTCTTATCTTGCTCAACAACCCATCGGCACAAGGCGAGTGGAATTACGACACACTCCGTGATCTTATTCCCGACATCGACTATAAAGACGCAGGACTGACCGAACAAGACCTCGATATTATCGGTGTGGATTTCAACTTTCAGACAGAGGAAGAAAATACCATCGCTGATGAACTCGACTCTCTCATGGAACCCGTCAGGGAGGAACGTCAGGCAGAAGTAGCACAGAAGCAAGCAGAAAGAGCGGAAAAGGTTGCTCACATGAAGCAAGTAAAAGAAGAAGTGAAAGAAGCCGCTACAAAGGCAGCCGCAAACATGGACGCTTATCTTATGCTATCATTCGATAATTGGGATGCAAAAGTGGAGTTTTGCGAGAAGTTCGGCTTTAACCCAGAGGAGAAGTTCCTCAAAGGTGAAGTATTCTCTGAAAAGATAGAAACACTTTTAACAGAATAG
- a CDS encoding phosphoadenosine phosphosulfate reductase family protein: MNKLQEAHNVICRVAEKQSSCIVMCSLGKDSLVTLDLVYPRFERVVCVFMYFVKDLDHINGWIRWVKKKYPKVEFMEVPHWNLTYILRGGLYCVPNPKVKLWNLSKTIEALRLKTNCYYVFLGMKKADGMNRNLMLKGYESNGYENKGLVYPLASWTQKDVLAYMKHKRLPQPVRYSSKAGGGVGFSKETFTWLEKHYLQDLEKIYKVFPMSERILFEQNYKQDNK; encoded by the coding sequence ATGAACAAGTTACAAGAAGCACATAACGTAATATGCAGGGTGGCTGAGAAGCAGTCATCTTGCATTGTTATGTGTTCACTTGGTAAAGATTCGTTAGTTACTTTGGATTTGGTCTATCCACGCTTTGAAAGAGTTGTATGTGTGTTTATGTACTTCGTTAAGGACTTAGATCACATCAACGGCTGGATAAGGTGGGTAAAGAAGAAATATCCAAAGGTCGAGTTTATGGAAGTTCCTCATTGGAATTTAACGTATATTCTCCGTGGCGGTCTGTATTGTGTTCCAAACCCTAAAGTGAAGCTGTGGAATTTAAGCAAGACAATAGAAGCACTTAGATTAAAAACTAACTGTTATTATGTCTTTTTAGGAATGAAGAAAGCAGACGGAATGAACCGAAACCTTATGCTCAAAGGTTACGAATCCAACGGGTATGAGAATAAAGGCTTAGTCTATCCGCTTGCATCGTGGACACAGAAAGATGTTTTAGCGTATATGAAGCACAAACGACTACCACAACCAGTTAGATATTCTAGTAAAGCAGGCGGTGGAGTAGGGTTTAGTAAAGAAACATTCACTTGGCTTGAAAAGCACTATCTGCAGGACTTAGAGAAGATATACAAGGTGTTCCCAATGAGTGAGAGAATTTTATTTGAACAGAATTATAAACAGGACAACAAGTAA
- a CDS encoding ASCH domain-containing protein, with protein MKVLNLIIKQKYFDAILAGRKVQEFREVRPTTIKKLLQLDEEGYEIEDADGNAQPIKYDAIQFYVGYNKDRDSALVEVLGAHCEIFVDENNEPITYEHGRDKDGQPLVWVAEQVVFDLGKVLSHNIRDESKKV; from the coding sequence ATGAAAGTATTAAATCTTATCATCAAACAAAAGTATTTCGATGCTATCCTTGCAGGTCGTAAAGTGCAAGAATTTCGTGAGGTTCGTCCAACCACTATCAAGAAGCTATTGCAGCTTGATGAAGAAGGCTACGAAATCGAAGATGCTGACGGCAATGCACAGCCTATCAAGTATGATGCTATTCAGTTCTATGTTGGCTACAATAAAGACCGAGACAGCGCACTTGTTGAGGTCTTGGGCGCACATTGTGAGATATTCGTAGATGAGAATAACGAGCCTATCACTTACGAGCATGGCAGGGACAAAGACGGTCAGCCGCTTGTATGGGTCGCAGAACAAGTAGTGTTTGATTTGGGTAAAGTACTTTCGCACAATATTAGAGACGAGTCGAAGAAAGTATAA
- a CDS encoding Rha family transcriptional regulator, whose product MINELVFKGENSQALTNSLLVAEKFGKTHEHVVRDIDNLLEKVQDVDNQCNPNLDAPQTMFELYFEDVPQPNGGFKRAKRYVMNRDGFTLLAMGFTGKRAMKFKLDYIAAFNKMESALKDSQKKLSGAEYLLQQAQLMVEQERRMSAVEQRLDNMDRERKENGEKLLEAKLSDERLPEMSMKARVNQLVREYAIATNTDFKDVWHKVYSQLYYLYHISIKSYKKLHNKETKLDIAVRNHFIDKIFTIISNLVRENKAA is encoded by the coding sequence AAATAGTTTGTTGGTTGCTGAAAAGTTCGGTAAAACACATGAGCATGTTGTAAGAGATATTGATAATCTCTTAGAAAAGGTGCAAGATGTTGATAATCAATGTAATCCAAATTTGGATGCACCCCAAACCATGTTTGAGCTATACTTTGAAGATGTGCCACAACCAAATGGCGGATTTAAGAGAGCAAAGCGATATGTTATGAATCGAGACGGCTTTACTTTGTTGGCTATGGGTTTCACTGGCAAAAGGGCAATGAAATTCAAACTTGACTACATTGCAGCTTTCAATAAAATGGAATCCGCCCTCAAAGATAGCCAAAAGAAGTTATCGGGTGCAGAGTACCTTTTACAGCAGGCACAGCTTATGGTAGAGCAAGAGCGTAGAATGAGCGCCGTAGAACAGAGGCTTGACAACATGGACAGAGAGCGCAAAGAAAATGGCGAGAAACTCCTTGAAGCCAAATTATCAGATGAGCGTTTGCCCGAAATGAGCATGAAAGCAAGGGTAAATCAGCTTGTGAGAGAGTATGCCATTGCGACAAATACCGACTTCAAAGATGTTTGGCATAAGGTATATAGTCAGTTGTATTATCTCTATCATATATCAATTAAGAGTTACAAAAAACTACACAATAAAGAGACAAAGTTAGATATTGCAGTGAGAAATCATTTTATAGATAAAATTTTCACCATCATATCAAATCTTGTGCGTGAAAACAAAGCTGCATGA